From one Ochrobactrum vermis genomic stretch:
- a CDS encoding extracellular solute-binding protein, which yields MKRLLIAAMLAGCSMLVSMTAEAKTQIEFWHAMGGVLNDRVGELAKQFNETQDQYTVVPVNKGSYEELINAMIAAYRAKRAPTIVQTNERAFLTMLNSGAVIPVADLMSKEGYTIDWSTVIAPVAAYYSDKGKLQALPFNSSTPILWYNQEHFKAAGFDKPADNWPELTQQLHAIHDKGVSQCAMSLPGDYEWSFLENYSAVNDFPYGTKRNGIDGIDTEFVFNKYLGTQVERMHDLISSGVMEIAGQGVQPVQLFTSGTCSTIIASTASHAAVEASAKFPWNATFLPHEKDRTPHNSVIGGGALWTMKGHSEDEYKGAAAFFDFLAKPETQVWWSKNTGYVPVTTTAYDALKKEGYFEQHPTRAIAIEQLMRKPNSDNSMGFRFGNSNQANVLIMEEVMAAALGQKTTQEALDSAVARGNEVLRRFEKLNAGK from the coding sequence ATGAAGCGTCTTTTAATAGCGGCTATGCTGGCAGGCTGTTCAATGCTGGTCAGTATGACGGCAGAGGCCAAGACCCAGATCGAATTCTGGCATGCAATGGGAGGTGTGCTTAACGATCGTGTCGGCGAACTGGCAAAACAGTTCAACGAAACGCAGGATCAGTACACCGTCGTTCCGGTAAATAAGGGCAGTTACGAAGAACTCATCAATGCGATGATTGCCGCTTATCGGGCGAAGCGTGCGCCGACAATCGTCCAGACGAACGAGCGTGCATTCCTCACGATGCTGAATTCCGGCGCGGTCATTCCCGTCGCGGATCTGATGAGCAAAGAGGGTTACACTATCGACTGGAGCACGGTGATAGCTCCGGTTGCTGCCTATTACAGCGACAAGGGAAAGCTGCAGGCGCTACCCTTTAATTCGTCGACGCCAATTCTCTGGTATAATCAGGAGCACTTCAAAGCTGCCGGTTTCGACAAGCCCGCAGACAACTGGCCGGAACTTACCCAGCAACTCCACGCGATCCACGATAAGGGCGTCTCGCAATGCGCGATGTCTCTGCCTGGTGACTATGAGTGGAGCTTTCTCGAGAATTATTCGGCTGTGAATGATTTCCCCTATGGCACGAAACGAAATGGTATCGACGGGATCGATACGGAGTTTGTGTTCAACAAATATCTCGGTACTCAGGTCGAGCGTATGCATGATCTGATCTCGAGCGGCGTCATGGAGATCGCAGGGCAGGGTGTTCAGCCCGTCCAGTTGTTCACTTCTGGCACCTGTTCGACCATAATTGCCTCGACCGCCTCGCATGCCGCCGTGGAGGCTTCGGCAAAATTCCCGTGGAATGCGACGTTTCTCCCACATGAGAAAGACCGTACTCCCCATAACAGCGTCATCGGCGGCGGTGCCTTGTGGACCATGAAGGGTCATTCCGAGGATGAATATAAGGGCGCTGCGGCTTTCTTCGATTTTCTGGCCAAGCCCGAAACACAGGTCTGGTGGAGCAAGAATACCGGCTATGTTCCCGTTACAACCACGGCTTACGATGCGTTGAAAAAGGAAGGCTATTTCGAGCAGCACCCGACCCGCGCGATTGCTATCGAACAGCTCATGCGGAAACCGAATTCGGACAATTCGATGGGATTCCGTTTCGGCAACTCCAATCAGGCAAATGTTCTGATCATGGAAGAAGTGATGGCCGCAGCATTGGGTCAGAAGACGACCCAGGAAGCTCTGGATTCCGCCGTCGCCCGCGGCAATGAAGTGCTCCGTCGCTTCGAGAAACTGAACGCGGGAAAGTGA